The following DNA comes from Pseudomonas triticicola.
TTGCAGATCACCCAAGGCTTGGCGCACGGTGATGCGGCTGATTTTGAACAGCGCACCGAGTTCGCTTTCGGAAGGCATCTGACTGTCTTGCGGGTATTCACCGTCGAGAATCCGCGCACGCAGGACGTCGCGCAGTTGGGTGTGCAGCGGAACGCTACTGAGGGAGAGAACGTTATCGGTCATCGTCGGATCACTTGTCATAACGAGTTATGACGTGATCTTAGAGATGTGATGACGAGGTTGAGAAATATTGTTTGGGCATAACCTTAGATGCGCGTTGCGCCGGCAAAATCTGTGGGAGACCTGTGGGAGCGAGCCTGCTCGCGAAAGTGGTGTGTCAGTCACCAAAATACTGACTGACAGGATGCTTTCGCGAGCAGGCTCGCTCCCACAGGAGATCGTGAGCTATTCAGCGTTTGAGGATCTCGTCCATTACCCAATCGGTCTTGACGGCTTGCTCGGCCACGGCGGGATGCTGTGAATCACCACGAATATGCGCATTCATCCCCAGCACGTGATGCCACTGAATATGCTCGTGATGAGCAATCTCCAGGCTGAGCTGCTCGTCGGCGAACAGCTGCACCGGATGCTCGTCAAACACCGAAAACCCGATCCGCCCTTTGCTGCCGATGATCTCGACCCGATCTTCACGCCGGTCCGCAACAAAGTTCCAGCAGCCCATGCCCAGCGCTCCGGAAGCGAACCGCCAGGTGGCGCTGACCGCATCTTCCGCCGCGTACAGACCCGCCTGACGCGCGGTGAAACCGGCGACTTCAACGATGTCGCCAAGCAGATACTGAAACAGGTCCAGGCCATGGCTCGCCAGGTCGGCAAAGTAGCCGCCGCCAGCCACCGCCGGATCGGTGCGCCAATTCTCCCGACCTTCAAGATCAGCCGGCGACGGTGCTTTGGTCAGTGTCCAGCTCAGATGGCGGACATCGCCGATGCGCCCCTCCTCCAGCCATTGCCGCACCTGAGCGAAGCGCGGCAGCGAGCGGCGGTAATAGGAGACGAACAAGTGCAGACCGGCAGCGGCAAACGCTTGCTGCATCTCGCGGCTTTGCCCGGCGTTGAGCGCCATGGGCTTTTCCACGCAGCAATGCTTGCCGGCGGCGGCGACTTTCAGGCTGTAGGCATGGTGGCTGTCGGGTGGTGTGGCGATGTACACCGCGTCGACTTCGGGGTCGTTGATCAGCGCATCGACATCGGTATAGACGCGGCTGATACCGTGGCGCGAAGCGTAATCGGTGACGGCTTCGAGGCGTCGACCCATCACCGCGACCAGTGCCGAACCGGGTGCCTTGTAAAAGGCCGGCCCGCTCTTGCGTTCAGCGACACTGCCACAACCGATCATGCCCCAGCGCACCACGCTCATCTTCAGTCCTCAGCCGATGCGCAACGCGCGCAGATCAAGGCGTCCGTCCTTGAGCGGCGGGCACCAGTAGTAGCCGCCGGTGATCGGCCGACTGATCTGGTACAAGCCATCGGCAATACCGTCCTCCAGACCGCTCATGCGCCGCAGCTGTGCTTCGAAGGCATCCAGCGAGAAACCGAAAGCGAGGAACATCAAACCGGCGCGATCGCCTTCAATCCATGGCATCGAGCGGCGCACGACGAACGCTTCCGGCGCGAAGCTCTCTTGCGCGGTGCGTTTGACGTGGGCGGAGATCGGCGCGTCGTCGATTTCTTCGTTATCGCTCAAGCGCCGTCCCATGATGTCGTCCTTGGCGCCGGCAGACAGGCGATGAAAACCCTTGAGATCGTGCTGCCATTGCTGGATCGCGGCGAAGCTGCCACCGACCAGCCCGTCAGCGCCGGAGCTCAGCAGCGCGGCGGCGACAGCGGCGTCATCGTGGGGGTTTTCCGTGCCGTCTTCGTAACCGGTGAGGTCGTGGCCGTCCATGTGGCGGAAGGCTTCCTGCATCTCTACCAGACGCAAGGCCGGGGCCAGCGCGGCCTCGATAGCGTTGCAGCGGTTGAGCAGTTCACCACGGTCGACACCGTGCAGCCAGATCCACAGGGCATGCTGGGTCGACGGGTTGTTCACGCCAAAGCCGGTCAGCGCCGGGAAGCTGCGCAGGCCGGCGATTTCGACATTCAGCGCCTTGGTCAACGACTCACCAAAGCCAACCACCGCCGACTTGCCATCCACCAGCATCAGCAGGCTGTCGATCGCTTGCGGCAAGGCTTCAACCGACGCCAGGGCGAAAAACAGATGACGTGCTTGCGCAGGAACAGGGGTAGCGAGAATGCCCGGCTGGTAGTAACTCATGTGAACTCCTTGAAAAAGTGCGCGGAGTTTACCTGTAGCCGGATCGTTTGTGTGGGTGGCGAGAGCGTCGTCGTTCAGCGTTCACCGCCTTCGATCAACGCCCTCAAAGTCAGCGCATCGGCCGTGGCGGCACCGCTGGCGGTGTTGTCGAAGATACACCAGATGTCTTTGCCGTCGGCCTTCGCGCGCCGCAGGTTCTGAGCAAGCTGGTGCAGATAGGCCGCTTCATAAGCGCTGTGATAAATCCGTGGCGAGCCGTGCAGGCGCCAATACTGCAGGCCTTGCCAGCCACCCGGCGCGGTGTCGCTGCTGATCCGCGAGGGATCGACCACCGCCTGGGCAATCTGCAAATCCACCAGCATTGCCTCAGCCTCAGTCCACGATTCGTGTCGCGGCTCCAGCACTACACTGCCCTTGAACCGCTCGCGCAGGGCATGAAAAAACGCCTCGGCCACCGGCGCATCGAAGGCAAGTTTCGGTGGCAGTTGCACCAGCAGGCAGCCGAGTCGATCACCCAAGCCCTGGCACTGTCCGAGAAACCCATCGAGCGCGGCCGCGCTGTCCGCCAGCCGCTGTTCATGGGTGATGAGCTTCGGCACTTTCACGGCGAAGCGAAAGTCCGGCGCTACCGAGTCGGCCCAGCGTTCGTAGGTCTGATGCCGATGCGGGCGGTAGAACGAGCTGTTGATTTCCACACAGTTGAAGCGCGCGGCGTAGCGTTGCAGGTGCGTGCCTTCGGCGGGGAATGCCGGCCAGTGCTCGCGCCCGAGACTCCAGCCGGCGCAACCGATGTAGATGGTTGACTCGTTCAAGCGCACACCGTCATTTCTTCCCGGGCAACACGGCGCCCAACACCTGCTTGGCGGTCTGCACGATCACCCCGGCTTCGTCCGGATCGCCCTTGAGCAGGGTCGTGGCGAATTTCTTCGCTTGCTCAAGCTTGATGTGCGGCGGCAACGGCGGCACGTTCGGGTCGGTCTTGAACTCGATCAGCACCGGCACTTCCGAGGCGAGTGCCTGTTCCCACGCAGCGGCGACCTCTTCCTCGCGATCAACGAAAATGCACTTGAGGCCGATGGAAATCGCGAACAGGTGATACGGCACATCAGGAATGCTCTGCGACGCTTCGAATTTGGGATCACCCTCCATTACCCGCTGCTCCCAGGTGACCTGGTTGAGGTCTTCATTGTTGAACACCGCGCAGATCCATTTCGGGCTCTGCCATTGCCGCCAGTATTTGGCGACAGTGATCAGCTCGGCCATGTTGTTCATCTGCATCGCGCCGTCGCCGACCAGGGCAATGACCGGGCGTTCCGGGAAGGCGAACTTGGCCGCGATCGCATAGGGCACCGCCGCGCCCATCGAGGCCAGGCCACCGGACAACGAGCATTTCATGCCGCGACGGATTTTCAGATCGCGGGCGAACCAGTTGGCGCAAGAGCCAGAGTCGCTGGTGATAATCGCCTGCTCGGGCAAACGCGGCGACAACTCGTAGACCACCCGTTGCGGATTGACTGGATCGGCTTTGGCCATGGCGCGTTTTTCCAGGGTTTTCTCCCAGCTGCTGCGCCAGCCTTCGATCTTCTTGCGCCACTTGTTCGAGGTTTTCTGTTCCAGCAAGGGCAGCAATGCGGCAAGGGTTTCCGCTGAATCACCGACCAGATTGACCTCCATCGGATAACGCAGGCTGAGCATGTCCGGCTGCAAGTCGATCTGCACGCCGCGCGCCTGGCCTTCCTTGGGCAGAAACTCGGAATACGGGAAGCCCGACCCGATCATCAGCAAGGTGTCGCACTCGCTCATCAGCTTGTAGCTGGGCTCGGTGCCGAGCAGGCCGATGCTGCCGGTGACCCACTGCAAATCGTCTGGCAACGCTGCTTTGCCCAACAGCGCCTTGGCGACGCCCGCGCCGAGCTTTTCCGCCACGGCGACGACCAGATCGGTCGCCTCCAGCGCGCCGGCACCCACCAGAATCGCGACTTTCTCGCCACTGTTCAGTACCTCGGCGGCGCGTTGCAGATCGGCTGCATAAGGAACGACTTTCGGCTTGCTGTAGCCGACGCCGGAATGCGCGGTGCCATGGGCGCGCGCGGGTTGTTCGTAAGGCAGATCCTGCAAGTCATTGGGCAGAATCAGCGCGGTGACGCGGCGCTCGCCGACCGCAGTGCGCACCGCGCGATCAAGCAGATGGCGCACTTGCGACGGCGCCGAAGCCTGCTGCACAAACGCACCGGCGACATCCTTGAACATCGACACCAGATCCAGTTCCTGCTGGTAGTGACTGCCCAGCGCCGTGCGCGCCTGCTGACCGACGATGGCCAGCACCGGCATGTGGTCCATGCGCGCATCGTAGAGACCGGTGATCAGGTGCGAAGCGCCGGGGCCGGAAGTAGCGATGCACACGCCCAGCTCGCCGGTAAACTTGGCGTGGGCCGAGGCCATGAACGCGGCCATTTCTTCATGCCGCGCCTGGACAAATTCGATTTTGCCTTTGGCCCGGCTCATGGCGCCGAAAACGCCATTGATGCCATCCCCCGGATAACCAAAAATTCGCGTGACGCCCCATTCGCTGAGCCGCTCAACCAGAAAATCACCTACTGTCATCGTCATCTTGACCCTCGCCATTTACCGCTGCATGGACATGTAAGGGTCTGGACAGCCCGCTGCGCGATGAAGTTTCGCTGGATTGCACGGGCATGGGCTCAGGCACCGTGTTTGCGCGGGAATGTTTTTTTGAGGCATGCGCCCTGCTCTGTGGTCGACTGATAAATCGAGCGAAGGAGGATTGGCCATGACTGAAATACAAACCCTGCTGCTTCAACGCAATGACTGGGTGCCGAACAATCCGCGTCTGCCAGTGCTGATCTACCGCAGCGCGATTGCCGTTGAAGGCGACGATCCGGCGGCGCGCTTCGAGCAGACGTTCGGCGCCAATGGCTGGCCGGCGCAGTGGCGCTACGGCATTTATGACTATCACCACTATCACACTGAAGGCCACGAAGTGCTTGGCGTGGCGGCCGGGCAGGCGCGGTTGATGTTGGGCGGGCCTGATGGGCAAGTCGTCGACGTCAGCGCCGGTGATGTGCTGTTGCTGCCGGCCGGGACCGGGCACTGCAATCTGGGCTCGAGCGAGGACTTTCTGGTGGTGGGTGCTTATCCGCCGGGGCAGCAGGCGGATATTTGCCGGGCCGCGCCGAGTGATGCGCAGTTGGCGCGGATTGCGGGGCTGGCGTTTCCTGAGACAGATCCGGTGCAGGGACTCGGGGGTGCGGTTGGGCGGTATTGGAGCCATTAGGCGCGGCGACCCTGCCGACGCTTTCGCGAGCAGGCTCGCTCCCACAATGAATACGGGTGAACCCTGTTTCTCTGTCCAATACATACCCCTGTGGGAGCGAGCCTGCTCGCGAAGGCGGCAGATCGGTTTGCATCATTCAATATGAATAACCGCACTCACCGCTGGCACCCGCCGGAAATTTTCCCTACGGTGTCTACCTGTTCTCTCCCAGCATCGACGAGGTCCGTTTCATGAGCAATGCGTCTTACGTTCCGCCCAAGGTCTGGAAACACGAAGCTCCTTCCGGCGGCCACTTCGCCAGCATCAACCGGCCGATCGCCGGGCCGACCCACGACAAGGAACTGCCGGTCGGCAAGCATCCGTTGCAGCTGTATTCGCTGGCCACGCCCAACGGCGTCAAGGTCACCATCATGCTCGAAGAGTTGCTCGCACTCGGCCACAGCGAGGCCGAATACGACGCCTGGCTGATCCGCATTGGCGAGGGCGATCAGTTCTCCAGCGGTTTTGTCGAGGTCAACCCGAATTCGAAAATCCCGGCGCTGCTGGATCGCAGCGTCGAGCCCCCGATCCGGGTGTTCGAGTCCGGCTCGATCCTGCTGTATCTCGCGGAAAAGTTCGGCGCCTTGCTGCCCAAGGATCCGGCCGGTCGCACCGAAACCCTCAACTGGCTGTTCTGGCAAATGGGCTCGGCACCGTATCTGGGCGGGGGTTTCGGGCATTTCTACGCGTATGCGCCGGAGAAGCTCGAATACCCGATCAACCGCTTCACCATGGAAGCCAAACGGCAACTGGATGTGCTCAATCGCCGCCTCGCCGACAACGCCTATCTGGCCGGCGA
Coding sequences within:
- a CDS encoding Gfo/Idh/MocA family protein, which encodes MSVVRWGMIGCGSVAERKSGPAFYKAPGSALVAVMGRRLEAVTDYASRHGISRVYTDVDALINDPEVDAVYIATPPDSHHAYSLKVAAAGKHCCVEKPMALNAGQSREMQQAFAAAGLHLFVSYYRRSLPRFAQVRQWLEEGRIGDVRHLSWTLTKAPSPADLEGRENWRTDPAVAGGGYFADLASHGLDLFQYLLGDIVEVAGFTARQAGLYAAEDAVSATWRFASGALGMGCWNFVADRREDRVEIIGSKGRIGFSVFDEHPVQLFADEQLSLEIAHHEHIQWHHVLGMNAHIRGDSQHPAVAEQAVKTDWVMDEILKR
- a CDS encoding Dyp-type peroxidase, encoding MSYYQPGILATPVPAQARHLFFALASVEALPQAIDSLLMLVDGKSAVVGFGESLTKALNVEIAGLRSFPALTGFGVNNPSTQHALWIWLHGVDRGELLNRCNAIEAALAPALRLVEMQEAFRHMDGHDLTGYEDGTENPHDDAAVAAALLSSGADGLVGGSFAAIQQWQHDLKGFHRLSAGAKDDIMGRRLSDNEEIDDAPISAHVKRTAQESFAPEAFVVRRSMPWIEGDRAGLMFLAFGFSLDAFEAQLRRMSGLEDGIADGLYQISRPITGGYYWCPPLKDGRLDLRALRIG
- a CDS encoding DUF72 domain-containing protein is translated as MNESTIYIGCAGWSLGREHWPAFPAEGTHLQRYAARFNCVEINSSFYRPHRHQTYERWADSVAPDFRFAVKVPKLITHEQRLADSAAALDGFLGQCQGLGDRLGCLLVQLPPKLAFDAPVAEAFFHALRERFKGSVVLEPRHESWTEAEAMLVDLQIAQAVVDPSRISSDTAPGGWQGLQYWRLHGSPRIYHSAYEAAYLHQLAQNLRRAKADGKDIWCIFDNTASGAATADALTLRALIEGGER
- a CDS encoding thiamine pyrophosphate-requiring protein — encoded protein: MTMTVGDFLVERLSEWGVTRIFGYPGDGINGVFGAMSRAKGKIEFVQARHEEMAAFMASAHAKFTGELGVCIATSGPGASHLITGLYDARMDHMPVLAIVGQQARTALGSHYQQELDLVSMFKDVAGAFVQQASAPSQVRHLLDRAVRTAVGERRVTALILPNDLQDLPYEQPARAHGTAHSGVGYSKPKVVPYAADLQRAAEVLNSGEKVAILVGAGALEATDLVVAVAEKLGAGVAKALLGKAALPDDLQWVTGSIGLLGTEPSYKLMSECDTLLMIGSGFPYSEFLPKEGQARGVQIDLQPDMLSLRYPMEVNLVGDSAETLAALLPLLEQKTSNKWRKKIEGWRSSWEKTLEKRAMAKADPVNPQRVVYELSPRLPEQAIITSDSGSCANWFARDLKIRRGMKCSLSGGLASMGAAVPYAIAAKFAFPERPVIALVGDGAMQMNNMAELITVAKYWRQWQSPKWICAVFNNEDLNQVTWEQRVMEGDPKFEASQSIPDVPYHLFAISIGLKCIFVDREEEVAAAWEQALASEVPVLIEFKTDPNVPPLPPHIKLEQAKKFATTLLKGDPDEAGVIVQTAKQVLGAVLPGKK
- a CDS encoding cupin; this encodes MTEIQTLLLQRNDWVPNNPRLPVLIYRSAIAVEGDDPAARFEQTFGANGWPAQWRYGIYDYHHYHTEGHEVLGVAAGQARLMLGGPDGQVVDVSAGDVLLLPAGTGHCNLGSSEDFLVVGAYPPGQQADICRAAPSDAQLARIAGLAFPETDPVQGLGGAVGRYWSH
- the yghU gene encoding glutathione-dependent disulfide-bond oxidoreductase, with product MSNASYVPPKVWKHEAPSGGHFASINRPIAGPTHDKELPVGKHPLQLYSLATPNGVKVTIMLEELLALGHSEAEYDAWLIRIGEGDQFSSGFVEVNPNSKIPALLDRSVEPPIRVFESGSILLYLAEKFGALLPKDPAGRTETLNWLFWQMGSAPYLGGGFGHFYAYAPEKLEYPINRFTMEAKRQLDVLNRRLADNAYLAGEDYTIADIAVWPWYGQLVRNNVYSAAEFLAAHEYSHVQRWAEEIAKRPAIIRGQRVNRTWGDEDSQVPERHGAKDLD